The following are from one region of the Pyramidobacter piscolens W5455 genome:
- a CDS encoding ribonuclease III family protein, whose protein sequence is MNGKNMPKEFWQRADSLQKRTGYQFRDPELLRLAFTQRSGAGGPNPSMNNERLEFLGDAALSLLVGEALYREYPEADEGFMTIERSKLVCGRNLSAWGYEAGFDQMLRVCDGVEVSDAMVEDSVEAAAGAFFLDGGLDAVRALLQSFSDYPDQGAGFDSRRHLERDCSYEKLGAPRYDTMRRRANGKIIFESSVSLDKEPSGTGIGADRTEAERNAARDAMCRLGHASAGEQKKRAVVLRARYRRVLARRGRT, encoded by the coding sequence ATGAACGGAAAAAACATGCCAAAGGAGTTCTGGCAGCGCGCCGACAGCCTGCAGAAGCGCACCGGCTATCAGTTCCGCGATCCCGAGCTGCTGCGCCTGGCCTTCACGCAGCGCTCCGGGGCCGGCGGGCCGAACCCGAGCATGAACAACGAACGCCTCGAGTTCCTCGGCGACGCCGCTTTGAGTCTGCTGGTCGGCGAAGCCCTTTACCGTGAATACCCCGAAGCCGACGAGGGCTTCATGACCATCGAACGCTCCAAACTGGTCTGCGGCCGCAATCTCAGCGCCTGGGGCTACGAGGCCGGCTTCGACCAAATGCTGCGCGTATGCGACGGCGTGGAAGTCTCCGACGCCATGGTGGAGGATTCGGTCGAAGCCGCGGCCGGCGCCTTTTTTCTCGACGGCGGGCTGGACGCCGTGCGCGCGCTGTTGCAGAGCTTCTCCGACTATCCCGACCAGGGCGCGGGCTTCGACTCGCGGCGGCATCTCGAGCGCGACTGCTCGTACGAAAAACTCGGCGCGCCGCGCTACGACACGATGCGCCGCCGCGCCAACGGCAAGATCATCTTCGAAAGCTCCGTCTCGCTCGACAAGGAACCGTCGGGCACGGGGATCGGCGCCGACCGCACCGAAGCGGAACGCAACGCCGCGCGCGACGCCATGTGCCGTCTCGGCCACGCTTCCGCCGGAGAGCAGAAAAAACGCGCCGTCGTGCTGCGCGCCCGCTACCGCCGCGTCCTCGCCCGCCGCGGCCGGACGGA
- the aspS gene encoding aspartate--tRNA ligase, whose protein sequence is MRKGIFDSSWKRTVKCGLVGEELVGKEIVLNGWVRNRRDHGGVIFIELWDKSGSVQVVFTPEVDVKMHADAGDLRSEYVIAVKGTMRVRPDGMINPHMATGRWEMVARDFLLLSAAAQIPFEIGDETESVDENLRLTYRYLDLRRERMQNNLRTRHEVAQYTRAYLNGRDFTEVETPILMKSTPEGARDYLVPSRVTPGSFYALPQSPQLFKQILMISGMDRYYQIAKCFRDEDLRADRQPEFTQVDLEMSFVTEEDVYELLEGYVVGLWKKILGVEITAPFRRLGYREAMRRFGSDKPDLRIPFEIHDVSAAFEGCGFAPFRSLLAGGGVIRTIAVPGGAAWSRKQCEDVAAAGKKLGAPDVAFFQIKEGVLKGPLAKYLDDEHKAQFLEMAQAQDGDAVFLIANVDAMLVATVLGQLRLDVAKAHGLVREGWEFLWVTNFPLLEWSPDENRWVATHHPFTQPNPEDLPYLESDPARCGSRTYDLVLNGIEVGGGSIRIHDEEVQEKVFKCLAFTPEEAQSRFGFFLDALKYGTPPHGGLAIGFDRLCMLLCGCKGIREVMAFPKTAKAQDLMAGAPSPVEALQLDELGISVRAFAAGAKK, encoded by the coding sequence ATGCGCAAGGGAATTTTTGATTCAAGCTGGAAGCGAACCGTCAAATGCGGGCTGGTCGGCGAGGAGCTGGTCGGCAAGGAAATCGTGCTCAACGGCTGGGTCCGCAATCGCCGCGACCATGGCGGCGTGATCTTCATCGAGTTGTGGGACAAGTCGGGCAGCGTGCAAGTGGTCTTTACGCCGGAGGTGGACGTGAAGATGCACGCCGACGCCGGCGATCTGCGCAGCGAATACGTGATCGCCGTGAAGGGCACGATGCGCGTGCGCCCCGACGGCATGATCAATCCCCACATGGCAACCGGACGCTGGGAGATGGTGGCGCGCGACTTCCTGCTGCTGTCGGCCGCCGCTCAGATTCCCTTCGAGATCGGCGACGAGACGGAAAGCGTGGACGAAAACCTTCGCCTCACCTACCGTTATCTCGACCTGCGCCGCGAGCGCATGCAGAACAACCTGCGCACGCGCCACGAGGTGGCCCAGTACACCCGCGCCTATCTGAACGGCCGCGACTTCACCGAGGTGGAAACGCCGATCCTGATGAAGTCCACGCCCGAAGGCGCGCGCGACTACCTCGTACCCAGCCGCGTCACGCCCGGTTCGTTTTACGCGCTGCCCCAGTCGCCGCAGCTGTTCAAGCAGATTCTGATGATCTCCGGCATGGATCGTTATTATCAGATCGCCAAATGCTTCCGCGACGAGGACCTGCGCGCCGACCGCCAGCCCGAGTTCACCCAGGTCGATCTGGAGATGAGCTTCGTCACCGAAGAAGACGTGTACGAACTGCTCGAGGGCTACGTCGTCGGCCTCTGGAAAAAGATCCTCGGCGTCGAGATCACGGCGCCTTTCCGCCGCCTCGGCTATCGGGAGGCAATGCGCCGCTTCGGCAGCGACAAGCCCGACCTGCGCATCCCCTTCGAAATTCACGACGTGAGCGCGGCGTTCGAGGGGTGCGGTTTCGCGCCGTTTCGGAGCCTGCTCGCCGGCGGCGGCGTGATCCGCACGATCGCCGTCCCCGGCGGCGCCGCGTGGTCGCGCAAACAGTGCGAGGACGTGGCCGCCGCGGGCAAGAAGCTGGGCGCGCCCGACGTGGCGTTTTTCCAGATCAAGGAAGGCGTTCTCAAGGGGCCGTTGGCCAAATACCTCGACGACGAACACAAGGCGCAGTTCCTCGAAATGGCGCAGGCGCAGGACGGCGACGCCGTTTTCCTGATCGCCAACGTCGACGCCATGCTGGTCGCCACGGTGCTGGGGCAGCTGCGTCTCGACGTTGCCAAAGCCCACGGCCTGGTGCGCGAGGGCTGGGAGTTCCTCTGGGTCACCAACTTCCCGCTGCTGGAATGGAGCCCCGACGAGAACCGCTGGGTGGCCACGCACCATCCGTTCACCCAGCCCAATCCCGAAGATCTGCCGTATCTCGAAAGCGACCCGGCGCGCTGCGGCTCGCGCACCTACGACCTTGTGCTCAACGGCATCGAGGTCGGCGGCGGCTCGATCCGCATCCACGACGAGGAAGTGCAGGAAAAGGTTTTCAAATGTCTGGCCTTCACGCCCGAGGAGGCGCAAAGCCGTTTCGGCTTCTTCCTCGACGCGCTCAAGTACGGCACGCCGCCTCACGGCGGGCTGGCCATCGGCTTCGACCGCCTCTGTATGCTGCTGTGCGGCTGCAAAGGCATCCGCGAGGTGATGGCCTTCCCCAAGACGGCCAAGGCCCAGGACCTGATGGCCGGCGCGCCGTCGCCGGTCGAAGCGCTCCAGCTCGACGAGCTGGGCATCTCCGTGCGCGCGTTCGCCGCCGGAGCGAAAAAGTAA
- the hisS gene encoding histidine--tRNA ligase: MSESIKGPRGVRDILPDESWKWAYVLGRAAETAGRFNYSEVRLPIFEHTELFSRGVGDTTDIVEKEMYTFTDKGDRSITLRPEMTAGMMRSYVEHSLGVPGGNPAKLWGAGPMFRYERPQKGRYRQFWQLDYEEIGSESPLVDAEVIMTAIELFRTLGMRNLEVVINSVGCPRCRPVYREKLIGYLQGRCGELCDTCKSRLERNPLRVLDCKEDREIVAGAPDIFDSLCDECAEHFKTVTAALTRLGVKYTLDKTLVRGLDYYTKTAFEVKSGDLGAQSAVCGGGRYDNLAEAIGGPHVPGVGFAAGLDRVILVMGEQGCSFGAEPALDAYVVCPDETARLDAVELLYALRRAGLKADMDYAGRGMKGQMKTAVASGAKAACILGGDELARGVAAVRDLSAAAQEEVPLADVPARVASLAGTR, translated from the coding sequence ATGTCCGAATCTATCAAGGGACCGCGCGGAGTCCGCGATATCCTTCCCGACGAGTCTTGGAAATGGGCCTATGTGCTCGGCCGCGCCGCGGAGACGGCGGGCAGATTCAATTACAGCGAGGTCCGGCTTCCGATCTTCGAGCATACCGAGCTCTTCAGCCGCGGCGTCGGCGACACGACCGACATCGTGGAAAAGGAAATGTACACCTTTACCGACAAGGGCGACCGCAGCATCACGCTGCGCCCGGAGATGACGGCCGGCATGATGCGCAGCTACGTGGAGCACTCGCTCGGCGTGCCCGGCGGCAACCCCGCCAAGCTGTGGGGCGCGGGGCCGATGTTCCGTTACGAGCGCCCTCAGAAGGGGCGCTACCGCCAGTTCTGGCAGCTCGACTACGAGGAGATCGGCTCCGAGAGCCCGCTCGTCGACGCGGAGGTGATCATGACTGCCATCGAGCTGTTCCGCACGCTGGGGATGCGGAACCTCGAGGTGGTGATCAATTCGGTGGGCTGCCCCAGGTGCCGCCCCGTCTACCGCGAAAAGCTGATCGGCTATCTGCAGGGGCGGTGCGGCGAACTCTGCGACACCTGCAAAAGCCGTCTTGAGCGCAACCCGCTGCGCGTGCTCGACTGCAAGGAAGACCGCGAGATCGTCGCCGGCGCGCCCGACATTTTCGACAGCCTCTGCGACGAATGCGCCGAACACTTCAAGACCGTCACCGCGGCGCTGACCCGGCTGGGCGTCAAATACACGCTCGACAAAACGCTGGTGCGCGGCCTCGATTACTACACCAAGACCGCTTTCGAGGTGAAGTCCGGCGACCTCGGCGCGCAGAGCGCCGTGTGCGGCGGCGGCCGCTACGACAATCTGGCGGAGGCGATCGGCGGGCCGCACGTGCCCGGCGTGGGATTCGCGGCCGGGCTCGACCGCGTCATCCTCGTCATGGGCGAGCAGGGCTGTTCGTTCGGCGCAGAACCGGCGCTCGACGCTTACGTGGTCTGTCCGGACGAGACGGCCCGCCTCGACGCCGTGGAGCTGCTTTACGCGCTGCGCCGCGCGGGGCTGAAGGCCGACATGGACTACGCCGGGCGCGGCATGAAGGGACAGATGAAAACGGCGGTTGCCAGCGGCGCCAAAGCGGCCTGCATCCTCGGCGGCGACGAGCTTGCCCGCGGCGTGGCCGCGGTGCGCGACCTGAGCGCGGCGGCGCAGGAAGAAGTGCCTCTCGCCGACGTGCCCGCCCGCGTGGCGTCTCTGGCCGGCACACGTTAA
- a CDS encoding cupin domain-containing protein, translating into MEVKRGRLFDLSRRCASDGGELFDELAAGRGCRVERIVSVGQATPEGEWYDQDGDEWVALLQGEARLLWDNGDESPLAPGDWLLIPAHVRHRVVHTSAEPPCVWIAVHFRR; encoded by the coding sequence ATGGAAGTGAAGCGCGGCCGTCTTTTCGACCTGTCGCGGCGCTGCGCGTCCGACGGCGGCGAACTCTTCGACGAACTGGCGGCCGGTCGGGGCTGTCGCGTCGAGCGCATCGTCTCCGTCGGGCAGGCCACGCCCGAGGGCGAGTGGTACGACCAGGACGGCGACGAATGGGTGGCGCTGCTGCAGGGAGAAGCGCGCCTGCTCTGGGACAATGGCGACGAGAGCCCGTTGGCTCCGGGCGACTGGCTTCTGATCCCCGCCCATGTCCGACACCGCGTCGTGCACACGAGCGCCGAACCGCCCTGCGTGTGGATCGCGGTTCATTTTCGGCGCTGA
- a CDS encoding xanthine phosphoribosyltransferase codes for MNSADRYRNTCQVSWEQLQRDCRALAWKPIDAKWERVVGIARGGESWK; via the coding sequence ATGAACTCAGCGGACCGGTACCGGAATACCTGTCAGGTTTCTTGGGAGCAGCTTCAGCGCGACTGCCGCGCGCTGGCGTGGAAACCGATCGACGCGAAATGGGAGCGTGTCGTCGGCATCGCCCGCGGCGGGGAATCATGGAAGTGA
- a CDS encoding B3/4 domain-containing protein, producing the protein MKFVVAPQFFEKLPDVCFGVVVARNIDNAAVYPRIEAMLEEAVAAAAARYEGRKIKDEPAILPYRQAFQALELNPNKFMSSIEAMFTRVGKGKGLPRINPIVDLGNALSLRHALPMGAHDIGRMDGDIEVRFAREGDRFVPFGEAKAEPVPAGEPVYAVGRNIRTRRWIWRQSELGKIGPQSKDIFFPIDGFASANKEAIFAARRELADCCARIFGCRDVKIDFLDASHRETTL; encoded by the coding sequence ATGAAATTCGTCGTCGCGCCCCAATTTTTCGAGAAACTTCCCGACGTCTGCTTTGGCGTCGTGGTCGCCAGAAACATCGACAACGCGGCTGTTTACCCGCGGATCGAGGCGATGCTCGAGGAGGCTGTCGCCGCTGCCGCGGCCCGCTACGAAGGACGAAAAATCAAGGACGAACCAGCCATCCTGCCTTATCGTCAGGCCTTTCAGGCGCTGGAGCTCAATCCCAATAAATTCATGAGTTCCATCGAAGCCATGTTCACCCGCGTCGGCAAGGGCAAGGGACTGCCGCGCATCAATCCCATCGTCGATCTCGGCAACGCGCTTTCGCTCAGACACGCATTGCCCATGGGAGCTCACGACATCGGCCGGATGGACGGCGACATAGAAGTGCGCTTCGCGCGCGAGGGCGACCGCTTCGTCCCCTTCGGCGAAGCCAAGGCAGAGCCCGTGCCCGCCGGCGAACCAGTCTACGCGGTCGGCCGGAACATTCGCACGCGCCGCTGGATCTGGCGGCAAAGCGAACTGGGCAAGATCGGCCCGCAGTCCAAGGACATCTTCTTCCCCATCGACGGCTTCGCCTCCGCGAACAAAGAGGCGATCTTCGCCGCCCGCCGCGAACTGGCCGATTGCTGCGCTCGCATCTTCGGCTGCCGCGACGTGAAGATCGATTTTCTCGACGCTTCCCACCGCGAGACGACGCTATAG
- a CDS encoding response regulator, translating to MIKTIIVEDDPMVAQINRRYLDTANDIQVAAVFDNGKDALAYIEDEEPDLIILDVYMPVMNGLELLREIRKADIQSDVIMVTAANDVKNVEEALRLGIVDYLVKPFEYERFMEAIEKYRKKAHVLKDASTLNQDAIDALVSVGAPQPQAPARDLKKGLQQRTLDMIRSHLDKMKGETCTCDTLAGVVGLSKVTVRRYLNYLAEIGEIDSSVDYETGGRPCIKYFIRPDSVEKKDEAAEENGSDGEEKK from the coding sequence GTGATTAAGACGATTATTGTTGAAGACGACCCGATGGTTGCGCAGATCAACCGGCGCTATCTTGACACGGCCAACGACATCCAAGTGGCCGCGGTTTTTGATAACGGCAAGGATGCTCTGGCGTATATCGAAGACGAAGAACCCGATTTGATCATCCTCGACGTATACATGCCGGTGATGAACGGCTTGGAACTTCTTCGCGAGATCCGCAAGGCCGATATCCAGTCCGACGTGATCATGGTCACGGCGGCCAACGACGTGAAGAACGTCGAGGAAGCCCTGCGCCTCGGCATTGTGGATTATCTGGTCAAACCCTTCGAGTATGAGCGCTTTATGGAGGCTATCGAAAAGTACCGCAAAAAGGCGCACGTGCTGAAAGACGCTTCGACGCTGAATCAGGACGCCATCGACGCGCTCGTCAGCGTAGGCGCGCCTCAGCCGCAAGCCCCCGCGCGCGATCTGAAGAAAGGCCTTCAGCAGCGCACGCTGGACATGATCCGCTCGCATCTCGACAAGATGAAAGGCGAGACCTGCACCTGCGACACGCTGGCCGGCGTGGTCGGCTTGTCCAAAGTGACGGTGCGCCGCTATCTGAACTACCTTGCCGAGATCGGTGAGATCGACAGCTCCGTCGACTATGAGACCGGCGGGCGTCCCTGCATCAAATACTTTATCCGCCCCGACAGCGTCGAGAAGAAGGATGAGGCGGCGGAAGAAAACGGTTCGGACGGAGAAGAGAAGAAATAG
- a CDS encoding sensor histidine kinase: MKTGKNARVMLLSQKLMLGSVILVFLAIGFTIVMVLRLNLKLQSHRTETTLHDLGEMVAANPLVIQAFKEDQSSEELILYLDNLIKGLRDVDVITLADMRLRRLYHVNRSRIGENFVGGDEERVLRGERYFSRAVGSLGDQKRYFVPVFDAETQKEIGFIVVASLMTNIASQRREIYEAHFRTFLLILATGLLAAWLTARGIKKTLLGYEPEQLSKFFLERDEVLNSLEEGIVAVDAAGYITLVNKAAGTMLHIAPEDLRVRLLDDIYPQIRIGETLASGEPLYNSGIILGDVNILCNRIPIRENGTLLGAVAILRNRTELTRMAEELTGVNHMIDALRSNSHEFMNKMQVILGLLRIGEPEEAERYITGIAREQSDVIAAVLQKIRNKNLGALLLGKMSHCRELDIEFNLVGSSSVPAVSQFLSGDAFVTLVGNLVENAIEAVNSKAKGEGDREVSLLIHEDERSLMVTVDDTGEGMTPEEIEHVRQGGYSSKGRHRGTGMRLIRSVLESNGGEMQIDSEKGAGTSITVCFTREGKL, translated from the coding sequence ATGAAAACAGGCAAGAATGCCCGCGTCATGCTTCTATCGCAGAAGCTCATGCTGGGCAGCGTCATTCTTGTGTTTCTAGCGATCGGTTTTACGATCGTGATGGTCCTGCGCCTCAATCTGAAGCTTCAAAGCCACCGGACCGAGACGACGCTGCACGACCTGGGCGAGATGGTTGCCGCCAATCCGCTGGTCATTCAGGCTTTCAAGGAAGACCAGAGCAGCGAGGAATTGATCCTTTATCTGGACAATCTCATCAAAGGACTGCGCGACGTCGACGTGATCACGTTGGCGGACATGCGTCTCCGGCGTTTGTACCACGTGAACCGTTCCCGCATCGGCGAGAATTTCGTCGGTGGTGACGAAGAGCGGGTGCTGAGGGGAGAACGCTACTTTTCCCGCGCCGTCGGCTCGCTGGGCGACCAAAAACGCTATTTCGTACCGGTTTTCGACGCGGAGACGCAGAAAGAGATCGGTTTCATTGTGGTCGCCTCGCTGATGACCAACATCGCCTCGCAGCGCCGGGAGATCTACGAAGCGCACTTCCGCACGTTCCTGCTGATCTTGGCGACCGGCCTGCTGGCGGCGTGGCTGACGGCCCGCGGCATCAAAAAAACGCTGCTGGGGTACGAGCCGGAACAGCTGTCGAAGTTCTTCCTCGAACGCGACGAAGTCTTGAATTCGCTGGAGGAGGGGATCGTGGCCGTCGATGCGGCCGGCTATATTACGCTGGTCAACAAGGCGGCCGGGACGATGCTCCACATCGCTCCTGAGGATCTGCGCGTCCGGCTCCTCGACGACATTTACCCGCAGATCCGCATCGGCGAAACGTTGGCGTCGGGGGAGCCGCTGTATAACAGCGGCATTATCCTGGGCGACGTCAATATTCTCTGCAACCGCATCCCCATCAGGGAAAACGGGACGCTTCTCGGGGCGGTGGCCATTTTGCGCAACCGTACCGAACTGACCCGCATGGCGGAAGAGCTGACCGGCGTCAACCACATGATCGACGCGCTGCGCAGCAACAGCCACGAGTTCATGAACAAGATGCAGGTGATCCTCGGCCTGCTGCGTATCGGCGAGCCGGAGGAAGCCGAGCGCTACATTACCGGGATCGCCCGGGAACAGTCGGATGTCATCGCGGCGGTCCTGCAGAAGATTCGCAACAAAAATTTGGGAGCCCTGCTCCTTGGCAAAATGTCTCACTGCCGGGAGCTGGATATAGAGTTCAATCTGGTCGGTTCCAGCTCAGTTCCGGCAGTCAGCCAGTTCCTGTCCGGCGACGCTTTTGTAACGCTGGTCGGCAACCTTGTCGAGAACGCCATCGAAGCGGTCAACTCTAAGGCCAAGGGCGAAGGCGACCGTGAGGTGTCTCTGTTAATTCACGAAGATGAGCGAAGCCTGATGGTTACGGTTGACGATACGGGCGAGGGCATGACACCGGAAGAGATTGAGCACGTAAGGCAAGGCGGTTATAGTTCCAAGGGCCGGCATCGCGGCACGGGAATGAGGCTGATTCGTTCCGTGCTTGAGTCGAACGGCGGAGAAATGCAGATAGATTCAGAGAAAGGTGCAGGCACATCCATCACGGTGTGTTTCACCAGGGAGGGAAAACTGTGA
- a CDS encoding AbgT family transporter translates to MTDTAVAKRSWVDRFLDGIERVCNKLPPPAILFCWLFLIVAVIGAIFTVTDFSMINPAISDPAKAVVKSQNLFSATGLQWLLDNMVKNFTGFAPLGLVITMTLAIGMCEESGLLLAMLSKCMRNVPPALVPFVIAFLGTVGNIASDTAMVVIPPMAAIVYMGVGKHPVVGMINGYAGAQAGFTANLMIAGTDSLLQGLTNQAIKGFIPDSTFTVDVTCNWFFLIASTFLCTLVIGGVCTWLVEPRFGKYEGGADDAKIEELTDNQKKGLRRAGWVALAYVALLVLGFFFGPLAKIMPDGSRAFVGSPMLKGLIPLLFFFFALPGIVYGYSAGTIKNSGDLNKGMVKQAAAMGGYVVFCFFAGQFNMLFNWTKLGTMLAIGGADFLKGIGFTGTSMCVAFILLAMVVNLFVASGSAKWAIFAPIFVPMFMLLGYHPGFTQLLYRLGDSPTNCFTPMSPYIWMVLSVAQAKYMKDIKIGTLVANLVPIAFFMQIAWIVFFIVWDYFGLPIGPGVYATLPAGVLPPM, encoded by the coding sequence ATGACTGACACTGCAGTAGCGAAGAGATCGTGGGTAGACCGCTTTTTGGACGGCATCGAGCGCGTGTGCAACAAATTGCCGCCGCCGGCCATCCTGTTCTGCTGGCTCTTCCTGATCGTCGCCGTGATCGGCGCCATCTTCACCGTGACGGATTTCTCGATGATCAATCCGGCCATTTCGGATCCCGCCAAGGCGGTCGTGAAATCCCAGAATCTTTTCTCCGCCACCGGACTTCAGTGGCTTCTCGACAACATGGTCAAGAACTTCACCGGCTTCGCGCCGCTGGGGCTCGTCATCACCATGACGCTCGCCATTGGCATGTGCGAGGAGTCCGGCCTGCTTTTGGCCATGCTCAGCAAGTGCATGAGAAACGTTCCGCCCGCTCTGGTGCCCTTCGTGATCGCGTTCCTTGGCACCGTCGGCAACATTGCTTCCGACACCGCCATGGTCGTGATCCCGCCGATGGCCGCCATCGTTTACATGGGCGTGGGCAAGCATCCCGTCGTCGGCATGATCAACGGTTACGCCGGCGCCCAGGCCGGGTTCACCGCTAACCTGATGATCGCCGGCACCGACTCCCTGCTTCAGGGGCTGACCAATCAGGCCATCAAAGGCTTTATCCCCGACAGCACGTTCACGGTCGACGTGACCTGCAACTGGTTCTTCCTGATCGCCTCCACGTTCCTCTGCACTCTCGTTATCGGCGGCGTCTGCACCTGGCTCGTCGAGCCCCGCTTCGGCAAGTACGAGGGCGGCGCCGACGACGCCAAGATCGAAGAGCTGACCGACAACCAGAAAAAGGGACTGCGCCGTGCCGGATGGGTGGCGCTGGCTTACGTTGCGTTGCTGGTCCTCGGCTTCTTCTTCGGCCCGCTGGCCAAGATCATGCCCGACGGCAGCCGCGCCTTTGTCGGTTCGCCCATGCTCAAGGGGCTGATCCCGCTTCTGTTTTTCTTCTTCGCGCTGCCGGGCATCGTGTACGGTTATTCCGCCGGCACGATCAAGAACAGCGGCGACCTCAACAAAGGCATGGTCAAGCAGGCCGCGGCCATGGGCGGCTACGTCGTGTTCTGTTTCTTCGCCGGACAATTCAACATGCTGTTCAACTGGACCAAGCTGGGCACCATGCTCGCCATCGGCGGCGCCGATTTCCTCAAGGGCATCGGCTTCACGGGGACGTCCATGTGCGTCGCCTTCATTTTGCTGGCGATGGTCGTCAATCTTTTCGTCGCCTCCGGCTCGGCCAAGTGGGCCATCTTCGCTCCCATCTTCGTGCCCATGTTCATGCTACTCGGCTACCATCCCGGATTCACCCAGCTGCTGTACCGGCTCGGCGACTCTCCCACCAACTGCTTCACGCCGATGAGTCCCTATATCTGGATGGTCCTGAGCGTCGCGCAGGCCAAATACATGAAGGACATCAAGATCGGCACGCTCGTGGCCAATCTCGTGCCGATCGCGTTCTTCATGCAGATCGCCTGGATCGTCTTCTTCATCGTTTGGGATTACTTCGGGCTGCCGATCGGCCCCGGCGTCTACGCCACGCTGCCCGCCGGCGTCCTGCCGCCGATGTAG
- a CDS encoding nuclease-related domain-containing protein, which produces MGINFLGMNLRLWKLHSVSDYAWFFFFMAAGALAFVFLAKRIGTKRHDAAAAKRVGKKLRRLCKKDGAVLDAGRFAVPGGKADLLLVSSRGIFALRCIGWGIRVFGSAGSPEWRVEDNNETRRIPNPLTEARSAAAALTAQLEEQGLAATARPLAVFADPFDSPRLSLEGGVSAVAYGDLKKWYHSQPEQSAMDRSARDGIIQALALAESKEERKS; this is translated from the coding sequence ATGGGAATCAATTTTTTGGGCATGAATCTGCGCCTTTGGAAACTGCATTCCGTTTCGGACTATGCGTGGTTTTTCTTTTTCATGGCGGCCGGCGCTCTCGCGTTCGTTTTTCTGGCGAAGCGCATCGGCACAAAGCGCCATGATGCCGCCGCGGCGAAACGCGTCGGCAAAAAGCTGCGCAGGCTCTGCAAGAAAGACGGCGCCGTCTTGGATGCCGGCCGGTTTGCCGTGCCGGGAGGAAAAGCCGACCTCCTCCTGGTCTCGTCGCGCGGGATCTTCGCGCTGCGCTGCATCGGCTGGGGAATCAGGGTTTTCGGCAGCGCGGGAAGCCCGGAGTGGAGAGTCGAGGACAACAACGAAACGCGCCGCATCCCCAATCCGCTGACGGAAGCGCGTTCGGCCGCGGCAGCGCTGACCGCCCAGTTGGAGGAACAGGGGCTCGCCGCAACGGCGCGGCCGCTGGCCGTTTTCGCCGACCCGTTCGACTCCCCCCGCCTCAGCCTTGAGGGCGGCGTCAGCGCCGTCGCTTACGGCGACCTGAAAAAGTGGTATCATTCTCAGCCGGAGCAGTCCGCCATGGACCGATCCGCCCGGGACGGAATCATCCAGGCCCTTGCGCTTGCAGAATCGAAAGAGGAGAGAAAATCATGA